A window of Pseudodesulfovibrio hydrargyri contains these coding sequences:
- a CDS encoding DUF6946 family protein, whose protein sequence is MKKLSSFYVPSKGPDDWRQFLADPVKQWKTGYSAKELAYSWEMSKGFPAEIQAVLNTQSVFQNLEILFAVPEYQVSLPGGSRPSQNDLFVMARNDDELVVIMIEGKAYESFGPTLGEWRANGSEGKLRRLAYLQEVLQLDGVLADEVRYQLLHRTASPLIVAEQFHATSAIMLVHSFSEENEWFNDYSAFLDLYGVQAQMGVLQEAFRGSNVKLYCGWAKGVSKVMSIEGEK, encoded by the coding sequence ATGAAAAAGCTCTCCTCATTCTATGTACCAAGCAAAGGCCCCGACGATTGGCGGCAGTTTCTTGCTGATCCTGTCAAACAATGGAAGACGGGCTACTCCGCTAAAGAACTGGCTTATAGCTGGGAAATGTCAAAAGGCTTTCCGGCTGAAATTCAAGCTGTTTTGAATACACAGTCGGTATTTCAGAATCTTGAAATACTGTTTGCCGTTCCAGAATACCAAGTTTCCTTGCCGGGTGGGAGCAGGCCCTCTCAGAATGACCTTTTCGTGATGGCTAGAAATGATGATGAGCTTGTCGTCATTATGATTGAAGGGAAAGCATATGAGTCATTTGGTCCAACTCTCGGAGAGTGGAGAGCCAATGGATCAGAGGGCAAGCTGAGGCGGTTGGCATACCTACAGGAAGTGTTGCAACTAGACGGAGTTCTTGCTGACGAAGTTCGGTATCAGCTCCTACATCGGACCGCTTCGCCTCTTATCGTGGCAGAGCAATTTCATGCGACCAGTGCGATCATGTTGGTCCATTCGTTTTCAGAGGAAAATGAATGGTTCAATGACTACTCGGCGTTCTTGGATTTGTATGGAGTTCAAGCGCAGATGGGCGTTCTTCAAGAAGCCTTCCGAGGTTCAAACGTGAAGCTATATTGTGGTTGGGCCAAGGGAGTTTCAAAGGTGATGAGTATTGAAGGTGAAAAGTGA
- a CDS encoding DUF6998 domain-containing protein, which translates to MQLDVLCAREFLWLQLLSRTQTREILLMALTQIQIIQSLGEALSWMEKEINWGVPVTELRHLSGRIGELYAALISNGQMATEVNQKGYDVVSENRGRISVKTTAQNTYTGHFSFNPNTLDQVDWIIALKIDTDEMEIQLLLDAKKEEALELMRESKGHYTLPMSKLAPTPDSSKPIKYVNEVQHGEYTVREAETGSFEILKGSESISPVKPTMRKIAKEIGVDLTNINGNTKNTRQLGASVIQALQDIS; encoded by the coding sequence ATGCAGTTGGACGTTCTTTGTGCTAGAGAATTCTTGTGGTTGCAGCTCTTGTCGCGAACTCAAACCAGAGAGATTTTACTCATGGCCCTAACCCAAATCCAGATCATACAATCTCTAGGCGAAGCCTTATCCTGGATGGAAAAAGAAATCAATTGGGGAGTACCCGTAACCGAGCTTCGCCACCTTTCTGGTAGAATCGGAGAACTGTACGCAGCCCTGATCTCAAATGGGCAGATGGCAACCGAGGTCAACCAAAAGGGGTATGATGTTGTCAGCGAAAACCGTGGTCGAATTTCAGTCAAAACGACAGCGCAGAACACCTATACAGGACACTTCAGTTTCAACCCCAATACGTTAGATCAAGTAGACTGGATTATTGCTCTAAAGATCGACACTGACGAGATGGAAATTCAGCTCCTCTTGGATGCGAAAAAAGAAGAAGCTCTCGAACTCATGCGGGAATCAAAAGGTCATTACACTCTCCCGATGAGTAAGCTGGCACCAACGCCTGACAGCTCAAAGCCCATCAAATACGTCAACGAAGTTCAGCATGGTGAATACACTGTACGAGAAGCAGAAACCGGCTCATTTGAAATACTAAAAGGTTCTGAAAGCATCTCGCCGGTAAAACCAACGATGAGAAAGATCGCCAAAGAGATAGGAGTTGATCTGACCAATATAAATGGCAATACGAAAAACACCCGCCAATTGGGGGCGAGTGTTATTCAGGCTTTACAGGATATTTCCTAG
- the hisA gene encoding 1-(5-phosphoribosyl)-5-[(5-phosphoribosylamino)methylideneamino]imidazole-4-carboxamide isomerase, with product MILFPAVDIKNGECVRLAQGKEDEVTVFASDPVAQARYWKDLGARYLHVVDLDGAFSGVPKNFGLIKAICSEIDIPVQLGGGIRDIATARKYIEAGVRRLIIGTMALEKPQLFSDLCKALPGRIGVSLDAVDGRLKTKGWVEDAGLTIDDVLPRLENDGICFIVYTDIARDGMQTGVNLDALAALCAKTSVPVIAAGGVHTLDDIKNLYPLSKKGLEGAISGRAIYVGTLDVKEANAWIDAQ from the coding sequence ATGATTCTTTTTCCCGCTGTCGACATCAAGAACGGTGAATGCGTCCGCCTGGCCCAGGGCAAGGAGGACGAGGTCACCGTATTCGCCTCGGACCCCGTCGCCCAGGCGCGCTACTGGAAAGACCTCGGCGCGCGCTACCTCCACGTGGTGGACCTGGACGGGGCCTTTTCCGGCGTGCCCAAGAACTTCGGCCTGATCAAGGCCATCTGCTCCGAGATCGACATCCCGGTCCAGCTGGGCGGCGGCATCCGCGACATCGCCACGGCCCGGAAGTACATCGAGGCGGGCGTGCGCCGTCTGATCATCGGCACCATGGCCCTGGAAAAACCGCAGCTTTTTTCCGATCTGTGCAAGGCGCTGCCCGGCCGCATCGGCGTCTCCCTGGACGCCGTGGACGGCAGGCTCAAGACCAAGGGCTGGGTCGAGGACGCGGGGCTGACCATCGACGACGTCCTGCCGCGCCTCGAGAACGACGGCATCTGCTTCATCGTCTACACCGACATCGCCCGAGACGGCATGCAGACCGGCGTCAACCTCGACGCCCTGGCAGCGCTGTGCGCCAAGACCTCGGTCCCGGTCATCGCCGCCGGCGGCGTCCACACCCTCGACGACATCAAGAATCTCTACCCACTGTCCAAGAAAGGACTGGAGGGCGCCATCTCCGGCCGCGCCATCTACGTCGGCACCCTGGACGTCAAAGAGGCCAACGCCTGGATCGACGCCCAGTAA
- a CDS encoding bacteriohemerythrin: MPILAWSKELSVGFEAIDDDHRKLIALFNDAHEAAKATAPREFVEKLLTELIEYTGWHFDHEEGLMEQHGYDMIESHKLEHRELADNANMLYVQYLGGDDTVPGVLLPFLRNWLTAHIMGSDRRLGDFLNGYRRREL; the protein is encoded by the coding sequence ATGCCGATCCTCGCCTGGAGCAAGGAGCTGAGCGTCGGTTTCGAGGCCATCGACGACGATCACAGGAAGTTGATCGCTCTGTTCAACGACGCTCACGAAGCGGCCAAGGCCACCGCCCCCAGGGAATTCGTCGAAAAGCTGCTGACCGAACTGATCGAATACACCGGCTGGCACTTCGACCATGAGGAAGGCCTCATGGAACAGCACGGCTACGACATGATCGAAAGCCACAAGCTGGAACACCGGGAACTCGCCGACAACGCCAACATGCTGTACGTGCAGTATCTCGGCGGGGACGACACCGTACCGGGCGTCCTCCTCCCCTTTCTCCGGAACTGGCTGACTGCCCACATCATGGGCTCGGACAGACGCCTTGGAGACTTCCTGAACGGCTATCGGCGCCGGGAACTCTGA
- a CDS encoding mechanosensitive ion channel family protein produces the protein MDINISQLTDTIMAYVTQYGLRIIVALLIFVIGRIISKALANGTKRILLKAKVDETLASFLKNITYYALIAAVVIAALGQAGINVTSFLAVLGAAGLAVGLALKDSLSNFAAGVMLILLKFFKKGDYVTAGGQSGTVTAINIFNTVLTTPDNRVITVPNSAVLGGTIVNVTANDTRRVDMTFGIGYDDDLLKAKQTLERIVSEEPRVLPEPAPVIQVMELADSSVNFVVRPWCKTSDYWGVYFALTEKVKLVFDQEGISIPFPQQDVHMYTEK, from the coding sequence ATGGACATCAACATCTCCCAGCTGACCGACACGATCATGGCCTACGTCACCCAGTACGGCCTGCGGATCATCGTGGCCCTGCTCATATTCGTCATCGGGCGGATCATCTCCAAGGCCCTGGCCAACGGGACCAAGAGGATCCTGCTCAAGGCCAAGGTGGACGAGACCCTGGCCTCGTTCCTCAAGAACATCACCTATTACGCATTGATCGCCGCCGTGGTCATCGCGGCGCTGGGCCAGGCGGGCATCAACGTGACCAGCTTCCTGGCCGTACTCGGCGCCGCCGGCCTGGCCGTGGGCCTGGCCCTCAAGGACTCCCTGTCCAACTTCGCGGCGGGCGTCATGCTCATCCTGCTCAAGTTCTTCAAGAAGGGCGACTACGTGACCGCGGGCGGCCAGTCCGGAACGGTCACGGCCATCAACATCTTCAACACCGTGCTGACCACCCCGGACAACAGGGTCATCACCGTGCCCAACTCCGCGGTGCTCGGCGGGACCATCGTCAACGTGACGGCCAACGACACCCGGCGCGTGGACATGACGTTCGGCATCGGCTACGACGACGACCTGCTCAAGGCCAAGCAGACCCTGGAGCGCATCGTGTCCGAGGAGCCGCGCGTCTTGCCTGAGCCCGCCCCCGTCATCCAGGTCATGGAGCTGGCCGACTCCTCGGTCAACTTCGTGGTCCGACCGTGGTGCAAGACCTCAGACTACTGGGGCGTGTACTTCGCCCTGACCGAAAAGGTGAAGCTGGTTTTCGACCAGGAAGGCATCTCCATCCCGTTCCCGCAGCAGGATGTGCACATGTACACCGAGAAGTAG
- a CDS encoding glycosyltransferase family 2 protein: protein MRETVTGLVLTYNGERLLEKCLKSLDFCDEILVVDSQSTDRTREIAEKCGARVVVRPWPGPVDQFHFALKEIGTTWVVSLDQDELLTGELRAAIEDRLKAGEPVAGYYVPRSSFYFNRFMKHSGWYPDYLLRVFRSGKMEVTASGAHYHFHPLGETGKLSGDILHYPYESFRQHMDKINYYAEEGAAALREKGRKGGPARALLHAAMRFIKLYLLKLGFLDGTAGLCNALAGFYYTFQKYIRVEEQGKWGGE from the coding sequence ATGCGCGAAACCGTGACCGGCCTGGTCCTGACCTACAATGGCGAGCGGCTGCTCGAAAAATGCCTCAAGTCCCTCGACTTCTGCGACGAGATCCTGGTGGTGGACTCGCAGTCCACGGACCGCACCCGGGAGATCGCGGAAAAATGCGGCGCTCGGGTCGTGGTCCGGCCCTGGCCCGGCCCGGTGGACCAGTTCCACTTCGCCCTGAAGGAGATCGGCACGACCTGGGTGGTCTCCCTGGACCAGGACGAGCTGCTGACCGGCGAGCTGCGCGCGGCCATCGAGGACAGGCTCAAGGCCGGAGAGCCGGTGGCGGGCTATTACGTGCCGCGCAGCTCATTTTATTTCAACCGGTTCATGAAGCACTCCGGGTGGTACCCGGACTACCTGCTGCGCGTCTTCCGGTCCGGTAAAATGGAGGTCACGGCCTCGGGCGCGCACTACCACTTCCATCCGCTCGGCGAGACGGGGAAGCTGTCCGGCGACATCCTCCACTACCCCTACGAGTCCTTCCGACAGCACATGGACAAGATCAACTACTATGCCGAGGAGGGCGCGGCGGCCCTGCGCGAAAAGGGGCGCAAGGGCGGCCCGGCCCGGGCCCTGCTCCACGCCGCCATGCGCTTTATCAAGCTCTACCTGCTCAAGCTCGGCTTCCTGGACGGCACCGCCGGACTGTGCAACGCGCTGGCCGGGTTCTATTACACTTTCCAGAAGTACATCCGCGTGGAAGAACAAGGGAAATGGGGCGGCGAGTAG
- a CDS encoding uracil-xanthine permease family protein → MSDVHSTEYNFRLKDALLGAQMLFVAFGALVLVPILTGIDSNVALFTAGIGTLLFQVITKGKVPVFLASSFAFLPPLFAAQQGEFTYPEIMCGLAAAGVLYVIISLCIRFFGAGFLHKLLPPIVTGPVIMLIGLILCPVAVKMALGHNGQVWIEPAVPSMIVAGVALLTTILVSLLGRGWFKLVPILCGIVAGYACSLILDATGLSASMYQTFVDSAVDGKINGMGLAPWMDGTLISMAPVSQAKLFAVPNFSMPTWSWEAILYVVPIAIAPAIEHFGDILAISSIAGKDYVKDPGIQNTMLGDGLATSLAALLGGPPNTTYSEVSGAVALTRAFNPAIMTWAAIAAILLAFVGKLGGFLNTIPMPVMGGIMLLLFGAITVIGLSTLVRAQLDLLLPRNMIIVAIILVFGLGGMVLNIGITDLKGIGLGAIAGVVLNLILPCKDCNEENDPAEL, encoded by the coding sequence ATGAGTGACGTGCATTCCACCGAGTACAATTTCAGACTGAAGGACGCCCTGCTGGGCGCGCAGATGCTCTTCGTGGCATTCGGCGCGTTGGTCCTGGTGCCCATCCTGACGGGCATCGATTCCAACGTGGCCTTGTTCACGGCGGGCATCGGCACCCTGCTGTTCCAGGTCATCACCAAGGGCAAGGTCCCGGTCTTCCTGGCCTCGTCCTTCGCCTTCCTGCCGCCGCTCTTCGCGGCCCAGCAGGGAGAGTTCACCTATCCGGAAATAATGTGCGGCCTGGCCGCGGCCGGTGTCCTGTACGTGATCATCAGCCTGTGCATCCGCTTTTTCGGCGCGGGCTTCCTGCACAAGCTCCTGCCCCCCATCGTCACCGGCCCGGTGATCATGCTCATAGGCCTGATCCTCTGCCCGGTAGCCGTGAAGATGGCCCTTGGACACAACGGCCAGGTCTGGATCGAACCCGCCGTTCCGTCCATGATCGTGGCCGGCGTGGCCCTGTTGACCACCATCCTGGTCTCCCTGCTCGGCAGGGGCTGGTTCAAGCTCGTGCCCATCCTGTGCGGCATCGTGGCGGGCTACGCCTGTTCCCTGATCCTGGACGCCACCGGCCTGTCCGCCTCCATGTACCAGACCTTCGTGGACTCGGCCGTGGACGGCAAGATCAACGGCATGGGCCTGGCCCCGTGGATGGACGGCACCCTGATCTCGATGGCTCCCGTGAGCCAGGCCAAACTCTTCGCCGTGCCGAACTTCTCCATGCCCACCTGGAGCTGGGAGGCCATCCTCTACGTGGTGCCCATCGCCATCGCCCCTGCCATCGAGCACTTCGGCGACATCCTGGCCATCAGCTCCATCGCGGGCAAGGACTACGTCAAGGACCCGGGCATCCAGAACACCATGCTCGGCGACGGCCTGGCCACCTCCCTGGCCGCCCTGCTCGGCGGCCCGCCCAACACCACCTACTCCGAGGTCTCCGGCGCCGTGGCCCTGACCCGCGCCTTCAATCCGGCGATCATGACCTGGGCCGCCATCGCCGCCATTCTGCTCGCCTTTGTCGGCAAACTCGGCGGATTCCTGAACACCATCCCCATGCCGGTCATGGGCGGCATCATGCTGCTCCTGTTCGGGGCCATCACGGTCATCGGCCTGAGCACCCTGGTCCGCGCCCAGCTCGACCTGCTTCTGCCGCGCAACATGATCATCGTGGCCATCATCCTGGTCTTCGGCCTGGGCGGCATGGTCCTGAACATCGGCATCACCGACCTCAAGGGCATCGGCCTCGGCGCCATCGCGGGCGTGGTCCTGAACCTCATCCTGCCCTGCAAGGACTGCAACGAGGAAAACGACCCCGCCGAGCTCTAG
- the upp gene encoding uracil phosphoribosyltransferase → MALHLVDHPLIRHKVGLLRQHDISTSHFRTLANEITRLLTYEATKDFETEKKTIKGWAGKVEVDRIKGKKVTVVPILRAGLGMMDGVYDMIPGAKASVVGFYRNEETLEPVQYYVKLAKRIEERMALILDPMLATGGTLNATIKLLKEAGCQSIRGLFLCAAPEGIERILNEHPDVDIYTAAVDERLNDVGYIIPGLGDAGDKIFGTK, encoded by the coding sequence ATGGCCTTACACCTGGTTGACCACCCGCTGATCCGGCACAAGGTTGGTCTGCTCCGCCAGCACGACATTTCCACCAGCCACTTCCGGACGCTGGCCAACGAGATCACCCGGTTGCTGACCTATGAGGCGACCAAGGATTTCGAGACCGAAAAGAAGACCATCAAGGGATGGGCGGGCAAGGTCGAGGTGGACCGCATCAAGGGCAAGAAGGTCACCGTGGTGCCCATCCTGCGCGCAGGCCTGGGCATGATGGACGGCGTGTACGACATGATCCCCGGGGCCAAGGCGTCGGTCGTCGGCTTCTACCGCAACGAGGAGACGCTGGAGCCCGTCCAGTACTACGTCAAGCTGGCCAAACGCATCGAAGAGCGCATGGCCCTGATCCTGGACCCCATGCTGGCCACCGGCGGCACCCTGAACGCGACCATCAAGCTGCTCAAGGAGGCGGGCTGCCAGTCCATTCGCGGCCTGTTCCTGTGCGCCGCGCCCGAAGGCATCGAACGTATCCTGAACGAGCACCCCGACGTGGACATCTACACCGCGGCGGTGGACGAGAGATTGAACGACGTAGGCTATATCATCCCCGGTCTCGGAGACGCGGGGGACAAGATATTCGGCACCAAGTAG